The nucleotide sequence CCGATCAGCGCCAAACTGGTCGCCAACCTGATTACCGAGGCCGGCGCCAACCGTGTGCTGACCATGGATCTGCATGCCGGCCAGATTCAGGGTTTCTTCGATATTCCGGTGGATAATCTCTATGCCGCTCCGCTTTTCGCCCGCGACATTGCGGAGCGTTTCCACGGGCGTGACATTATGATCGTCTCCCCCGATGTCGGCGGCGTGCTGCGCGCCCGCGCCATCGCCACGCGCCTGAACACCGACCTCGCCATTATCGACAAGCGCCGTGAACGGGCGGGCGTGTCCGAAGTGATGAACGTGATCGGCGATGTCGAAGGACGCGACTGCATCCTGATCGACGATATCTGCGACTCCGGCGGAACACTCTGCAATGCCGCCGCCGCCCTGATCGCCAATGGCGCGGCCTCTGCCAGTGTCTATACTACGCATGGCGTGCTGTCCGGCGGTGCGGTCGCCCGTATCGCCTCCAGCCCGATCAGCATGATGACCATCACCGACAGCATTCTGGCCACCGAAGCGGTCAGACTGGCCCAGAATGTCCGTCAGCTGACCATTGCCCCACTTCTGGCCGAAGCGATGCGCCGCATCAGTGACGAAAGCTCTGTCAGCTCTCTCTTCGATTGAGGCCAGGAGTATCATGGGCCTTCCCCCTGCCTCCGCCAGCCGCATGCCACCCCCGCAGGGTCCGGAACTGGCCCCTGTGCCGTTCTGGTTCCTGCGCCATGGCGAAACGGACTGGAACACGCTCAATCTGGCGCAGGGTGCCACGGACGTGAAACTCAACGCCGCCGGACTGGCTCAGGCGCGCCTTGCGGCGGAGCGTCTGCGCGGGCGCGGCATTCGGACACTGGTCAGCTCTCCGTTGTCCCGGGCACGCGACACGGCGGAACTGGTCAGTCAGCATATCGGGGTACCGGTGCAGATTGATCCCAAGCTGCGTGAATGCGCTTTCGGAGAACGCGAAGGCCAACCGATGAGCGAATGGTTCGATGCCTGGGTACGGGGCGAATCAACCCCGGCCGGCGCGGAAAGCTTCAGTGATCTGAAGCGCCGGGCGGCCGTGGCAGTGGGCAATGCGCTGCAACTGCCGGGACCCGTGCTGATCATCGGGCATGGCGCGCTGTTTCGTGCGGTGCGGGCGCTGATGGGCATGCCGCCCAATGTCCGCACCCCCAATGCCCTGCCTTATCTGTGCCGCCCCCCCACCGGCAGCGACCGCCCCTGGACCCTGATGCCGGCCACCTGAGCAACGGTGAACCCGTTTCTTGCAGAACAGGCAGGAAACAGAAGCGTGTTGCCGGAACGGATACGATTCGCTAAACCGCGCCCCACGCCGGCACCCCTGGAGGCCGGCGTTTAACGTTTTTGCTTAGGAGCATTTCCATGGCCACTTTCACACAGATCGAGGCCGAGGCACGCTCGCGAGCCGGTAAGGGGGCGGCGCGGGCGACTCGGCGTGAGGGTAAGGTTCCGGCCGTTATCTACGGTGCGCGCCAGACCCCGGACCTGATCAAGCTGGACCCCCGTATCATTCATCGCGAACTCAATCGCGGTGGCTGGCGGTCCCGCCTCTACGAAATCAACGTCGATGGCGCCTCCACCCGCGCCCTGATCCGCGACGTGCAGTTCCACCCGGTCACCGATGCGCCGGAGCATGTGGACTTCCAGCGCCTTGCCGCCGGTGAGCCGGTACGCGTGGCCGTGGCCGTGCAGTTCCAGAACGAAGCCACCAGCCCGGGCCTGAAGCGCGGCGGCGTGCTGAACATCGTTCGTCACACTGTGGAAGTGCTGTGCGACCCTGATCACGTGCCGGAGCATTTCGAAGCCGATCTCGGCACGCTGGATATTGGCGACAACATCCGCTGGTCCGATCTGAAGGGGACCGGCGAAGCGAAGCCGACCATTCTGGACCGCGACTTCGTGGTTGCCACCGTCGCACCGCCGACCACCATCGCCGAAGCGGCCGCCCCGGCCGCCGAAGCAGCGGCACCCGCCAAGGCTCCGGCCAAAGGTGCCAAGAAGTAACGAGGCCGTATCGTGCCGTCCTTGCTGCTCTGGACCGGGTTGGGTAATCCCGAACCCGGTATGGCGCTTCAGCGGCACAATATCGGCTTCATGGCCGTCGATGCCATCGCGCAGCGCCATGGGTTCACCCCATGGCGTAACCGATTCAAGGGTCTGACGGCGGAAGGAACCCTGGCCGGGCGCAAGATCATCCTGCTGAAGCCGATGACCTACATGAACGCATCCGGCGAAAGCGTTCAGCCTGCCACTGCGTTTTTCAAATTGCCTCCCGAAGCGGTCAGCGCCTTTCATGACGAGCTTGATCTTGCCCCCGGCAAGGTGCGGGTCAAACGGGGCGGGGGTGCCGCCGGGCATAACGGTCTGCGCAGCATGGACCGGATGCTTGGGACACCGGAATACTGGCGGGTTCGCCTCGGGATCGGCCATCCGGGCAGCAAGGAGCGGGTGCACGGCCATGTGTTGGGCAATTTCGCCAAAAGCGATCAGGAATGGCTCGGTCCCCTGCTGGATGCCGTCGCCGATGCCGCCCCGCTTCTGGCAGAAGGCCGCGCCGAGGATTTCATGACGCGCATTGCCCTGCTGACCCATCGCCAATGAGTTTCCCGCCTGCATGCAGGCGCCTTATCCGAAGGTTAAGACCCCATGGGATTTAATTGCGGCATCGTTGGCCTGCCCAATGTCGGTAAATCCACCCTGTTCAATGCGCTGACCGCTACCGT is from Granulibacter bethesdensis and encodes:
- a CDS encoding histidine phosphatase family protein, with product MGLPPASASRMPPPQGPELAPVPFWFLRHGETDWNTLNLAQGATDVKLNAAGLAQARLAAERLRGRGIRTLVSSPLSRARDTAELVSQHIGVPVQIDPKLRECAFGEREGQPMSEWFDAWVRGESTPAGAESFSDLKRRAAVAVGNALQLPGPVLIIGHGALFRAVRALMGMPPNVRTPNALPYLCRPPTGSDRPWTLMPAT
- a CDS encoding 50S ribosomal protein L25/general stress protein Ctc, whose amino-acid sequence is MATFTQIEAEARSRAGKGAARATRREGKVPAVIYGARQTPDLIKLDPRIIHRELNRGGWRSRLYEINVDGASTRALIRDVQFHPVTDAPEHVDFQRLAAGEPVRVAVAVQFQNEATSPGLKRGGVLNIVRHTVEVLCDPDHVPEHFEADLGTLDIGDNIRWSDLKGTGEAKPTILDRDFVVATVAPPTTIAEAAAPAAEAAAPAKAPAKGAKK
- a CDS encoding ribose-phosphate pyrophosphokinase is translated as MKIVACNSNRPLAEAVAAALNLPLTKASVRRFADMEVFVEIHENVRGEDVFVIQSTSYPANDNLMELLITLDALRRGSARRVTAVIPYFGYARQDRKSGPRTPISAKLVANLITEAGANRVLTMDLHAGQIQGFFDIPVDNLYAAPLFARDIAERFHGRDIMIVSPDVGGVLRARAIATRLNTDLAIIDKRRERAGVSEVMNVIGDVEGRDCILIDDICDSGGTLCNAAAALIANGAASASVYTTHGVLSGGAVARIASSPISMMTITDSILATEAVRLAQNVRQLTIAPLLAEAMRRISDESSVSSLFD
- the pth gene encoding aminoacyl-tRNA hydrolase — translated: MLLWTGLGNPEPGMALQRHNIGFMAVDAIAQRHGFTPWRNRFKGLTAEGTLAGRKIILLKPMTYMNASGESVQPATAFFKLPPEAVSAFHDELDLAPGKVRVKRGGGAAGHNGLRSMDRMLGTPEYWRVRLGIGHPGSKERVHGHVLGNFAKSDQEWLGPLLDAVADAAPLLAEGRAEDFMTRIALLTHRQ